The sequence TCCACATTGGATTGACCTAGTGGCTTGATCGCCGCCACATGGGGATGTCTGGCAGCGACAAGGCCACAGTCCCGTAGCGATCGACAGAGTCTGGCGCCCCCGAAAAACGCGGTCCAAGTGGGCAAGCCATTGCGGACGCCGATGCCGACGGCAACCTAGACAAACGTATGTGATCGGTTTGATTGCGGCCCGTTTGCGTTTCTGCGGTGTTATTCGGCGGTGATCGTCAATGCACGTCCGATTGGCATTTGCGATCATGTTAGACTTGGAACCGCCGCGACGTTCTTGTTGCCGATGTCGTGTGGGGTGCGATTTTCCCAACCGTTTAAAGTGAGTTTCGCTGATGCCTGCTTTTGAAGTGTCTCGGTCCATCGAAATGGCAGTGCCGCCCGAGACGGTGTTCGACTGTGTCGCCGATTTTAGCAGCTGGACCAAGTGGTCGCCGTGGCTGGGAATCGATCCCGAAGCGGTCGTGACCGTTTCCGACAATCCAAATTCCGTAGGTTCGATTTATCGCTGGAAAGGGGAGGTCGTGGGTGCGGGGGAAATTGAGCACCTAAACCTTGATCGACCCCGAAAAATCGACGAAGAGATTCGTTTCACCAAGCCGTTCAAATCGACGTCCAAAGTCGGTTTCGCATTTGAAGCCACCTACGCGGGAACCAAGGTGACGTGGCGGATGCAGGGACATTTGCCTTGGTTCTTGTTTTGGATGCGGGCCAATATGCAGATCATGATCGGCATGGATTACGACCGCGGGCTGAAAATGCTGCGTGAGTTTCTAGAGACCGGCGAAGTGCTCTCGAAGATCGAAGTACATGGCGTCCAGCCCGTTTCACCGATCGACGTCTATGGCGTCAGCGATGCGGCGCCGCCAAACAACATGGGCCCTGCGATGGAGCGTGTTTTTTCAGCCAGCGGAGAAAAATTGAAACAAGCTGACGTGTCGCTCGATGCGCCGATGGTCAGCGTGTATCACCCTTGTGATTTGAAGCAGAACCAATTTTCATTCACGGGCGGTTTCGCGGTCTCCAACGAAGATGGGATGGCTGCCGGATTGGAACATTGTCATCTACCCGCCGGCAACGCGCTGCACATCCGGCATATCGGCAGCTACGAAAATCTAGGGAACGCGTGGAGTGGAGCCTACCAATACGCTCGCTACAAAAAACTAAAAGTGCTTCGCCAAGACGCATACGAAATCTATCGCAACGATCCCGCGACCACGTCTCCGCGTGACCGGATCACCGATATCTATCTGCCCGTCAAGTAACTGCCCGTCAAATGAACGACACTTGGGTCGGTTCCAGGCTCGCTCAAGTCAACGCGGAAGCATGTTTTAGGCTTTTGCGTTGATAGCAACCGCATGCCGGCGTGTTTCACGCGTTCTGGGTTCGTCTTTACTCACCGAGGCGTCTTTTTCTATACCTACAACCATAGTTGTAGGCACGAGCGGCACGCAGCGGTGGAGAGCGTTTCCGGTTGGCGGAGGTCTCTTCATCGAGCATGGGATTTTTAGGAAGGGATTTCGTTGTGGAAAACGGTTTAGTCAAAGACGCCAAGTTGGTCGAGTCTGTCGTGGCGGACGCGAACAAAGGCGAGCCACGCTTGTCCTTTACCAAAGCGACCGAAGAATTCATCGGCGACGTGACCAACGGCGACGTATCCGGGGTGATGGAATACATCACGTTGTATCTGGTACCCCAATTGTTTTTGGCTGCGATCGGTTTGGCGATTATCTTTTTGGGCTATTTGGTCGCCAGCTATCTGTCGCGAATCATCAGCAAACCGGTGCGTCGCCGTGTCGACGAAACGCTGGGGATCTTTGTTGGTCGGATCGTCTTCTACTGCATCATGTTCGGAGTGGTTGGGGCGGTGTTGTCCAAGATGGGCGCTCCGTTAGGTGGACTCGCCGCGATGCTTGCTGCGGCGGGTTTCGCGATCGGTTTGGCGTTTCAAGGCACGCTCAGCAATTTTGCTTCGGGAGTCTTGATGTTGGTGTTTCGTCCGTTCAAGGTGGGCGATGTGATCAATGCTGCTGGGGTGATGGGCAAGGTCAACGAAATTGATTTGTTTACGACCACACTTGATACGCCGGACAACCGCCGGATCGTTGTTCCCAACAGTTCGATTTCGGGCGGTACGATTGAAAATATCAGCCACAATGCTCATCGCCGTGTCGAGGTGCCGGTGGGCGTCGCTTACGCCGCCGATATCGACGCCACACGTGCCGCATTGACTGCGGCGGTCATGAAGTTTGAGAACGAGATCATTCCTGGCGAATCGCGAGGGCATGCCGTCATCATGAGCAATCTCGGGGCGAGCTCGGTCGATTGGCTCGTTCGTATGTGGGTGCCATCGAAAGAGTTCTTTCGCTTGAAAGAAGCGTTGACGGTCGAAGTCAAGCGTCATCTTGATGCCAACGAGATTAGCATCCCGTTCCCTCAATTGGATGTTCACCTAAGCCGAGCCGACGTTGCCGAAGAAACCGTGTTCCAACGTCCACGTGTTCGCCCGATGCGCCGCGCCGCCGACAGCCACTCGCTGCCTCGCGCATCCTAAAACCCGAGAGTTTTTTACGAAGCGGCGTGAGCCACCCGAACGAATTTGGACGTTTTTTCGCGTGGCAGTCGGCAACGCCGCAGATCATGTCGCATACAAACCTCGCCACAAGTATCGGGGTGCGATCGTTCTAGGTTTAGCCCAGTAAACGACTTAAATCGCTTTGCAATAAAATTTCTAATTCAACAACCTTGCCGCCGCTCTAGCGATTATGATGACGCCGACTTTTCAGTAGTACACATCAGCGTTCATCACAAGTCGGTCGTTCGGTATCGAATTCCGCGTTGATCGTGGGATCGTAACGGATCGGCAGCGATTCATAGCGACCGACATCGTGATGAGCAGGGACGAAGGAGCAAGGCGTAGCATGTGGCACTCAAGCCGGGGAGATCGAACGTTACGAGGTAGTGAAGCAACGTTAGTCAGTCTGGCCATCGACACGATGATCGATGCGATCTTGTTGCATTTCGATGACGAAGACGAATCGTCTATGGCACCGGAATGCCAAACCGGAATCGCGGTCTACGACTCGCTCACCGCCTCGCAGCGAATCGGTTTGTTACACGACATCGCACGCTACTTGTTGACCGATACCGAGTCGGTCATGCCGTTGTCCGCCGCGACCGAAGCGGCGATCGCGGCGATCTATGTCGAAGTCCGCGACCAAGTGGCCATCGAAATCGATTTGTACAGCGAAGATTTGTACAGCGAAAATGTTCAAAACGAACGAGTGAGCGATATTGCCCCTTGGCGAAGCTTGGTGTTGTCGGCGTACCAGTCGTTGTTTCGTGCGGCAGAACCAGGCGAAGACTTTCACAGCGAAGCCGATTGGCAGTGGGATCCATCCGCGTTGCCCTCGGTTACCTCGGATGATCTACCTCGCTGGGAAACCTTGATCGAACGGTTGACCGATGCGGTCCTGTGGGATCGTGATTTTGAAATGGCCGACAGCTTTCTCGATGTGGATCCGGGGATTTCAGACCGCCGTCGTCGACTGCTTGGTATTGATGCGGACTACTTCACCTGCGTCGCACCCGATCCGCGTCCCGAACAAGTGATGCGTCTGGTTTGGGACACACGCGACATCATCCGTTCCAAACCTCGCTGATCGGATGTGACGATTTTGCTGCGACGTCGCGGTCAGGTTTTCGAGTGACGTGGGCAATATTTTCACCGGATTCATCATTTTAATCTGATTCATCTTGCCATCGCCGGCGTGAAATCGGCAAACTGCGGTACCTTCTAGCAGCAATCTTGGTCTGCGTTTGGTTCCACGAAGGTTTGTCGAATCATGAAACCACTGCTGTCGCTGTTGCGAACCGTCTATTGTCGCAACACTCATCACTTTTTCGCTCTCGATGCGATACCGCTCGTCGCGACCGATAGCGGCAAGCGATTATCGCGGTTGCTGCTGCGCTATCCCGATCATTATCTCCGCGGGGCAACGGATCCTGATTTCCGATTTCGTGATTATCAAAATCATGTGGTGCATGTCAGCGAAGGGTACTGGGGCGGCGCACCGCGTGTGGCACAACAATGGTGCGACCGCTTGATGAAGTACTTGCGGACCCAGCGGTGGGCCGACGCGGCGCATGCGGCAGGCGTGCTAAGCCACTATTTCACCGATCCTCTGCAACCGCTGCATACCGCCCATGGAGACCGAGAACGCGTGCTGCATCAGCCGATTGAATGGAGCATTCAAGCGGCGTACCGCAGCATTTTCAAGGATTGGCAACGAGGCGAGCTGCAGGTCGTTTTTCAGCTTGCCGAAGATCCCGGTTGGCTCGGTGAAGCGATCCTGCATGGGGCCCGCTTTGCCAATCAAAAGTATGACCTACTGATTGATCATTACGATTTACAAAAAAGTGTCGACAATCCGGCCGCCGCGTTGGGGGATCCAGCGAGGTCGGCGCTGACCGAATTGGTGGGGTTGACCGTCACGGGATGGGCACGCGTGCTGGAACGCATCGCCCGCTCGGCCGAACAAACCCGCGGTGAGCCGCTGCCTGCGTTTACGCTTTGGAAGCCGCTTGTTGCCGCGACGATCAAAATGCCGTTTCGGCTTTGGGGCAATCGAATCGAATCGAAATGGCTGCACGACGAACGAGAGAGTTTGGTCGAAGAGTACCAACGCACGGGGCAGCTAAGACGCCATCTGCCAGCCGAAGTCGATATCGTCCATCGAGTGGTGAAGATCTATCACGACGAACTACGCTGGAAACAAGAGCGTCAGCGGCGGCTTGAATCGCGTCAAACCGTCACGCGTGTCGATAAACCTGTAGAGCAACCGGTCAACACCACGATCGAAGCACCGTATCGCCGCGCCGCCTAGCAGAGCGTGGATGATTGCCGTGCAAATGTGAATCGCCACCTCCTGGGCGAAGCTGGCTACGAGAAAATGCTTCACCGCGCTGGGCCAATGCGGTAAACGGACCATCGCTGATGGACACGGCTTGGTTGTCTCTGGCGAGGGGGCGGCGGGCGGTTGCCGGGGGCTCCCCATCACCCGGGGTGGCGAACTTGGTATCCTAATAGGATTCCGAATATCATGTAGCTGCACGCAATTGGTTGACGCAATGAAGTGGGCTGTATTGCACGCGTGTTGCTGACGCAGACATTGGGCTTTACTGAATCATAGGTTGGACGACTCACTTGCAGCTCTTGGATGACGAAGCGTGAAGCGTCAAAGGGGGGCAGCATGGAACCATGGCGGCGCAGATTTTCGGTACCGAGTCTTGCATCATGCGTAACGAGCGTGGTCGGCAATGGTTTGGATGATCCCTTTTTACGATTGTAGGACGCCCCTCTCACAAGCGACGGAGATACGCAGATGCGAGCTTTTGAATCAACCCAGATCTTTTTTGATGCAGCAGCCGAGCATCTCAACATCGAACCCTCGCTGCGTGAAGCTTTGTTGATGCCGAGCCGTGAGGTGCAAGTTCAAGTCACCATCGAACGCGACGACGGTTCGTTGGCGAATTATGTTGGTTTTCGTGTCCAGCATGACAACAGCCGGGGGCCGATGAAGGGTGGTTTACGATATCACCCGCAAGTCGATTTGGACGAAGTGCGTGCGTTGGCCAGTCTGATGACGTGGAAGACCGCGGTCGTCAATCTTCCTTATGGCGGTGCAAAAGGAGGCATTGGGGTTAACCCGTCCAAGATGTCCAAGCGAGAAATCGAGCGACTGACGCGTGCCTTTGTTGACCAGATCCATGACATCGTTGGTCCCGATACGGATATCCCCGCTCCCGACATGGGAACCGATCATCAAGTGATGGCGTGGTTTCGCAACCAATGGGAAAAGTATCACGGTTTTAACCCCGCGGTGATCACCGGCAAGCCCGTCGAGGAATACGGCGCTCGCGGACGCGAAGAGGCAACCGGCCGTGGGGTCGGTTCACTTACCGTCAAATTGACCAAGCGTTTGGGGATCAAACCTGCCGCAGCGAAGACCGCGATTCAAGGATTCGGAAACGTCGGCACGCATGCGGCCAAATTTTTGTACGAGTCCGAGTTCCCGATCATTGCGGTCAGCGATTTGACTGGGACTTATTACGACCCCAATGGATTGAACATTTCAGAAGTCCTTCGTCACAAACTCAATCACCCCAAGGGATTGCTCGAAGGCTACCAGCACTGCGAATGTTTGCCGGTCGATGCATTGATGAGTCTAAGTGATGTGAAGGTCCTGATCCCTGCGGCACTGGGCGGTGTGATCACGGCCGAGAACGTGAACGATATTCATGCCTCGATCATCATCGAAGCAGCGAACGGTCCCGTCGACCCCGAAGCCGATGCCGCGTTGCAAGAAAAAGGGGTCACGATTCTGCCCGATATTCTGGCGAACGCCGGCGGGGTCACAGTCAGCTATTTTGAATGGGTCCAAAATCGTCAACACTACCGCTGGACCTTGGATCGTGTACGTCAAGAACTCGATCACACCATGAACGAAGCGTTCGAGAACGTTTGGCAAACGGCTCAGCAAAACAATGTTTCGCTCAGGATCGCTGCCTACATGATTGGGATCACCCGGGTCCGCCGAGCCGCCGAATTGGCCGGGCTTACGTCGTAGCACCGGATCGCTCACAATTCCACGAGAGGCACCGCACGCGGAAGCGGCCGGATCCCGTCACGTTCCTACCGGCGTCTTGCGGCCGATGCTATCTGGCTTTGGGTAGCGCCCGCGCTGCACCGCTATAAAAATCACCCGGTTCGTGCGAAAGTAGATCGCATGGGCCGCTGCGGCCCCGACTCAGTTAAACCGCCCAAATTTAACTGCTTAAATTTGACCGCCTAAGTTAAACCGACTAATCATATAGAATTTTCGAGAGGATATCGTTTTGGAAATCTGGCCCGCAATTGATCTGCGTCATGGCAAACCCGTCCGGCTGAAGCAGGGTGACTACGATCGCCAAACCGTTTTTGGCGATGATCCCGTCGAGTTTGCCAAGCGATGGCAGGACGCTGGTGCGAAGCGTTTGCATTTGGTCGATCTTGATGCCGCCCGCGGCGATGATCCCGAGCGGAATCGCGATGCAGCCGCTCGGATCGTCGAAGCGACGGGGTTGCCATGTCAGCTTGGCGGCGGGGTGCGTGACGAGGCGGCAATCGAGCTGTTGTTGGGACTCGGATTGGCTCGCCTAGTCGTCGGAAGTCAAGCACTGAAGCAGCCGGAGTGGTTTGCGTCGATGTGCGATCGCTATCCTGGCCAATTGGCTGCCGGCATCGATGCTCGCGATGGAATGGTCGCCACCGATGGTTGGTTGGAAACCAGTACGACACCGGCGATTGATTTGGCGAAAGACCTTCGCAGCCGAACGGCCAATATCGCTGCGATCATCTATACCGACATCGCACGCGATGGA comes from Novipirellula caenicola and encodes:
- a CDS encoding zinc dependent phospholipase C family protein; translation: MKPLLSLLRTVYCRNTHHFFALDAIPLVATDSGKRLSRLLLRYPDHYLRGATDPDFRFRDYQNHVVHVSEGYWGGAPRVAQQWCDRLMKYLRTQRWADAAHAAGVLSHYFTDPLQPLHTAHGDRERVLHQPIEWSIQAAYRSIFKDWQRGELQVVFQLAEDPGWLGEAILHGARFANQKYDLLIDHYDLQKSVDNPAAALGDPARSALTELVGLTVTGWARVLERIARSAEQTRGEPLPAFTLWKPLVAATIKMPFRLWGNRIESKWLHDERESLVEEYQRTGQLRRHLPAEVDIVHRVVKIYHDELRWKQERQRRLESRQTVTRVDKPVEQPVNTTIEAPYRRAA
- a CDS encoding Glu/Leu/Phe/Val family dehydrogenase, with the translated sequence MRAFESTQIFFDAAAEHLNIEPSLREALLMPSREVQVQVTIERDDGSLANYVGFRVQHDNSRGPMKGGLRYHPQVDLDEVRALASLMTWKTAVVNLPYGGAKGGIGVNPSKMSKREIERLTRAFVDQIHDIVGPDTDIPAPDMGTDHQVMAWFRNQWEKYHGFNPAVITGKPVEEYGARGREEATGRGVGSLTVKLTKRLGIKPAAAKTAIQGFGNVGTHAAKFLYESEFPIIAVSDLTGTYYDPNGLNISEVLRHKLNHPKGLLEGYQHCECLPVDALMSLSDVKVLIPAALGGVITAENVNDIHASIIIEAANGPVDPEADAALQEKGVTILPDILANAGGVTVSYFEWVQNRQHYRWTLDRVRQELDHTMNEAFENVWQTAQQNNVSLRIAAYMIGITRVRRAAELAGLTS
- the hisA gene encoding 1-(5-phosphoribosyl)-5-[(5-phosphoribosylamino)methylideneamino]imidazole-4-carboxamide isomerase, whose translation is MEIWPAIDLRHGKPVRLKQGDYDRQTVFGDDPVEFAKRWQDAGAKRLHLVDLDAARGDDPERNRDAAARIVEATGLPCQLGGGVRDEAAIELLLGLGLARLVVGSQALKQPEWFASMCDRYPGQLAAGIDARDGMVATDGWLETSTTPAIDLAKDLRSRTANIAAIIYTDIARDGMMSGPNFDGLAQMASATDIPLVASGGVTTLDDVRQLVEMKMPAAIIGRSLYDGAMNLEDVVKIANDL
- a CDS encoding SRPBCC family protein: MPAFEVSRSIEMAVPPETVFDCVADFSSWTKWSPWLGIDPEAVVTVSDNPNSVGSIYRWKGEVVGAGEIEHLNLDRPRKIDEEIRFTKPFKSTSKVGFAFEATYAGTKVTWRMQGHLPWFLFWMRANMQIMIGMDYDRGLKMLREFLETGEVLSKIEVHGVQPVSPIDVYGVSDAAPPNNMGPAMERVFSASGEKLKQADVSLDAPMVSVYHPCDLKQNQFSFTGGFAVSNEDGMAAGLEHCHLPAGNALHIRHIGSYENLGNAWSGAYQYARYKKLKVLRQDAYEIYRNDPATTSPRDRITDIYLPVK
- a CDS encoding mechanosensitive ion channel family protein — its product is MENGLVKDAKLVESVVADANKGEPRLSFTKATEEFIGDVTNGDVSGVMEYITLYLVPQLFLAAIGLAIIFLGYLVASYLSRIISKPVRRRVDETLGIFVGRIVFYCIMFGVVGAVLSKMGAPLGGLAAMLAAAGFAIGLAFQGTLSNFASGVLMLVFRPFKVGDVINAAGVMGKVNEIDLFTTTLDTPDNRRIVVPNSSISGGTIENISHNAHRRVEVPVGVAYAADIDATRAALTAAVMKFENEIIPGESRGHAVIMSNLGASSVDWLVRMWVPSKEFFRLKEALTVEVKRHLDANEISIPFPQLDVHLSRADVAEETVFQRPRVRPMRRAADSHSLPRAS